Proteins encoded in a region of the Cardiocondyla obscurior isolate alpha-2009 linkage group LG18, Cobs3.1, whole genome shotgun sequence genome:
- the Dnapol-epsilon255 gene encoding DNA polymerase epsilon catalytic subunit 1 isoform X2, whose product MLATTLQSNEQDSNRQNLDHMDNILDIREHDVPHHVRVSIDANIFCGTWYSVKSRGTEPPIITRKEDIIEPPEPIVLAYDIETTKLPLKFPDATFDQIMMISYMIDGQGYLITNRELVSADIKDFEYTPKPEFEGPFTIFNELNEKAVIMRFFDHINEIKPHIFVTYNGDFFDWPFVETRAAVHNIDMKEKIGFSKNREGVYVSRAAMHMDCLCWVRRDSYLPVGSQNLKAVAKAKLRYDPVELDPEEMCKLASEEPEVLANYSVSDAVATFYLYQKYVHPFIFALCTIIPMEPDEVLRKGSGTLCESLLMVQAFQANIIFPNKQETEWNKLTKDGHLLDQETYVGGHVEALESGVFKHDIPCRFKIIPSAVDELISGVENALKHTIQEEEKVPIDMVTNFDEIIKEVKIKLKALKDQPLRIENPVIYHLDVGAMYPNIILTNRLQPSAIVNEMDCAVCDYNKPNAPCQRKMNWMWRGEYLPASLGEFQRIKQQLETEKFPPQFPGGVKRAFHELTTKEQATFQKNRLTEYCKKAYKKTKITRMEERIQTICQKENSFYVDTVRAFRDRRYEYKALTKVAKRQVEAANKKGDAADIKSAKSREVLYDSLQLAHKCILNSFYGYVMRKGARWHSMEMGGIVCYTGAHIIRKAREIIEQIGRPLELDTDGIWCVLPASFPDSITVKTTHEKKKEFTVSYPNAVLNFMVKDQFTNEVYHELVDKDNLTYEIKSENSIFFEVDGPYYAMVLPAAKEEGKKLKKRYAVFNFDGSLAELKGFEVKRRGELQLIKIFQASVFESFLKGNTLEECYASVAKDADYWLDLLYSKCANMPDSELFELISENKSMSRKLEDYGAQKSTSISTAKRLAEFLGDEMVKDAGLACRYIIANKPQSAPVAERAIPLAIFQSEPAVRRHYLKKWLKDFTLYSDDIRDILDWNYYIERLGSAIQKIITIPAAMQGLPNPVPRVQHPPWLHKKVSEKNTSHRQKKITDIFSVRVKDTSHTDNIENSCDIEDLAGPSTSFNTPVVNKRKRHYLDEDETIRAKSWKEALGSPPPMGTTKKERLKWLEFHKKKWAFQAKQRHQHRQKKSKTNENDEITWGVIRNTNTSTMTGFLRRAQRKLLETPWQIIQLSETGEPGMFRMWILVDTQLHQVRLVVPRIFYVNTRKARPDPGSNELWKKSFKSLPRSRPVYNLYRYSLPESLFQEHSRELLEDLSKPEIEGIYETQMSLEFRAILQLGCVCIVDPRVARKMADGADTFILDQLEFKSIAYQPYLKQTESINYIFLYHHWSSNRQRALWGLFLSASKRAHIFILDSVASNQLPNMNALYTQERKAILEKNDEDKINKLAKNIQFVVQVETNFQQVCRTLQAALTTYKNEGHGATIIINQTALDKTTLTTEMPLLNEFPLVSTHVRDVENLYSTLEWQKIGAKMMIKHYLKSQQIVELIAEQCRFFHAPIGNVPADPTLFGADLFYARHLHRNNFVLWCSSTEKPDLGGSENDDNRLLTDFEESSSCAANNPGTYSSVCVELDVESLAVNALLQYHHIHDIDGTSTFVAFHNQQRPSIQEMAMGGETATIIPSYDEITLCNPAFKTLRSMVNAWLLEVSVYKNVFADYQLIHFYRWLRSSNALLYDPALRRTLHTYMKKLYIQLIAEFKTLGCIIVFANFNKIIVCTKKRSVNDALGYVEFVVQTIRNKELFHSIEITYDQCWEYLIWLDLHNHAGIKGQLSKDNTEEDTENDNDDVPQIIMNWSLMECLPKEAGCQASFNAIIAGYINAVYQCMIETDVNNTIRPRRRYSQSQSFIAPLGLGALENTAEFAKKLLSGEMSQRLFKITQKIHRNLSEKILSLEEYPNVDMGGKENIKINPALELIKAVCKVLSLDKEVENEVYNLKANLLRLIGVGSFGDNVEWKEPCISLVLPEVICKACNHTRDIDLCKDQYCTNENNRHVWKCPICDTAYDNTEIEFSLIDKLNRKSMGYVLQDLQCRKCKEIKRENMNMLCSCSGEYNNLISRDEVTTYVNICKSIATKCKMNILAEIVENTKLFTG is encoded by the exons ATGTTAGCAACTACTTTGCAGTCAAATGAACAAGATAGTAATCGACAAAATTTAGATCATATGGATAATATTCTTGATAttag ggAACATGATGTACCTCATCATGTGCGAGTATCCATAGATGCTAACATTTTCTGTGGAACTTGGTATTCTGTAAAAAGCAGAGGTACCGAACCACCTATAATTACACGAAAAGAAGATATAATAGAACCACCTGAACCTATTGTTTTAGCATATGATATTGAAACTACAAAATTGCCATTAAAATTTCCAGATGCTACTTTTGATCAAATTATGATGATATCATATATGATAGATGGACAG ggatatttaataactaataGAGAATTAGTCTCTGCAGATATAAAAGACTTCGAATATACACCAAAACCAGAATTTGAAGGTCCTTTCACGATATTTAACGAGCTTAATGAAAAAGCAGTTATAATGAGATTTTTTGATCACATTAACGAAATCAAGCCTCATATATTTGTAACATATAATGGTGATTTTTTCGATTGGCCATTTGTTGAAACTCGAGCAGCTGTACATAATATagatatgaaagaaaaaattggtTTCTCTAAAAATCGCGAAGGTGTTTATGTCAGTAGAGCTGCTATGCACATGGATTGTTTATG tTGGGTGAGGCGCGATTCTTATCTCCCAGTGGGTTCCCAAAATCTGAAAGCTGTTGCTAAAGCTAAATTGAGATATGATCCAGTGGAACTTGATCCAGAAGAAATGTGCAAATTAGCATCGGAAGAGCCTGAAGTCCTCGCGAACTATTCTGTTTCTGACGCTGTGGcaacattttatctttatcagAAATACGTTCATCCCTTTATATTTGCGTTATGCACGATTATTCCTATGGAGCCTGAtgaa gttcTCAGAAAGGGATCTGGCACACTGTGTGAATCTCTTCTTATGGTACAAGCTTTTCAagctaatattatatttcctaACAAACAAGAAACCGAAtggaataaattaacaaaagatGGCCATTTACTGGATCAAGAAACTTACGTGGGTGGACACGTGGAAGCCTTAGAATCTGGTGTTTTTAAACACGATATTCCTTgccgttttaaaattataccaaGCGCCGTCGATGAATTAATCAGTGGTGTGGAAAATGCCTTAAAGCATACAATAcaagaagaggaaaaagttCCGATTGATATGGTGACGAATTttgacgaaataataaaagaagttAAGATAAAGTTAAAAGCACTTAAAGATCAACCTTTAAGAATAGAAAACCCtgtaatttatcatttagACGTAGGTGCTATGTATcccaatataattttaactaatAGATTGCAGCCTTCTGCGATAGTAAATGAAATGGATTGTGCTGTATGCGACTATAACAAGCCTAATGCTCCCTGCCAAAGAAAAATGAATTGGATGTGGAGAGGCGAATATTTGCCTGCAAGTTTGGGTGAATTTCAAAGAATAAAACAGCAATTAGAAACCGAAAAATTTCCACCACAATTTCCCGGTGGTGTTAAAAGAGCTTTCCATGAATTGACTACGAAAGAGCAGGCTACATTTCAGAAAAACAGACTTACCGAATATTGTAAAAAAGCTTACAAAAAAACCAAAATTACTAGAATGGAAGAGAGAATACAAACGATATGTCAGAAAGAAAATTCGTTTTATGTAGACACTGTGAGAGCATTTAGAGATAGAAGATATGAATATAAAGCATTAACTAAAGTTGCTAAACGGCAAGTAGAAGCAGCAAACAAGAAAGGAGATGCTGCTGACATAAAATCTGCTAAAAGTAGAGAAGTTTTGTACGATTCTCTTCAGCTTGCTCATAAATGCATTCTCAATTCTTTTTATGGCTACGTTATGAGAAAAGGAGCACGATGGCACAGTATGGAAATGGGCGGCATCGTATGTTACACAGGAGCTCATATTATTagaaaagcgagagaaatTATAGAACAAATCGGTCGTCCATTGGAATTGGATACTGATGGCATATGGTGTGTTTTACCTGCGTCTTTTCCAGACTCCATTACAGTTAAGACTAcacacgaaaagaaaaaagaattcacGGTCTCGTATCCGAATGCAGTTCTCAATTTTATGGTGAAg GATCAATTTACTAATGAAGTGTATCATGAACTTGTggataaagataatttaacatatgaaattaaaagtgaaaattcgatatttttcgAAGTTGATGGACCGTATTACGCAATGGTATTACCCGCTGCtaaagaagaaggaaagaaattgaaaaaacgatacgcagtttttaatttcgacGGTTCACTAGCCGAATTAAAAGGATTTGAAGTAAAAAGGAGAGGtgaattgcaattaataaaaatttttcaggCCTCTGTTTTTGAATCTTTTTTAAAAGGGAATACGTTAGAAGAATGTTACGCTTCTGTTGCAAAAGATGCAGATTATTGGCTGGATTTATTGTACAGCAAGTGTGCAAATATGCCTGACTCCGAATTGTTCGAACTCATATCCGAGAACAAGTCTATGTCGCGTAAATTAGAAGACTACGGTGCACAAAAGTCCACGTCCATTTCTACGGCTAAAAGATTAGCTGAATTTTTAGGTGACGAAATGGTTAAAGATGCAGGTTTAGCTTGTAGATATATTATAGCGAATAAACCACAAAGCGCACCAGTTGCTGAGCGCGCGATACCGTTAGCTATTTTTCAATCGGAACCGGCTGTGCGCAGacattacttaaaaaaatggtTAAAGGATTTTACATTGTATAGCGATGACATCAGAGATATTTTAGATTGGAATTATTACATTGAGCGACTCGGGAGCGctatacaaaaaataattactatacCAGCGGCGATGCAAGGCTTACCGAATCCAGTTCCACGAGTGCAGCATCCACCTTGGTTACATAAAAAAGTGTCAGAGAAAAATACATCCCATcgtcagaaaaaaattacagatatATTTTCTGTTAGAGTTAAGGACACTTCTCATACAGACAACATTGAAAATTCTTGCGATATTGAAGATCTCGCAGGCCCATCCACTAGCTTCAATACTCCGGTTGTtaacaagagaaagagacattATTTAGACGAGGATGAAACAATCAGAGCCAAAAGCTGGAAGGAAGCTCTGGGTTCACCTCCTCCCATGGGAACAACGAAAAAAGAGAGACTTAAATGGTTGGAATTTCATAAGAAAAAATGGGCTTTTCAAGCTAAACAGAGGCATCAACATCGGCAAAAGAAAAGCAAGACTAACGAAAATGATGAAATCACCTGGGGAGTTATACGAAATACTAATACATCCACCATGACTGGTTTTTTGAGACGTgctcaaagaaaattattggaAACTCCATGGCAAATTATTCAACTGTCAGAAACAGGCGAGCCCGGTATGTTTCGAATGTGGATACTCGTTGATACACAATTACATCAGGTACGTCTTGTAGTACCtcgtatattttatgtaaacaCTCGCAAAGCAAGGCCTGATCCAGGCTCGAACGAACTCtggaaaaaaagtttcaaatcCTTACCACGCTCTCGTCCGGTGTACAACTTGTATCGATATTCTCTGCCAGAATCTTTGTTTCAAGAGCACAGCCGAGAGCTTCTGGAAGACTTGAGTAAGCCAGAAATTGAAGGAATTTACGAGACACAAATGTCATTAGAATTTCGAGCTATATTGCAGTTGGGATGTGTGTGTATAGTCGATCCGCGTGTCGCGCGAAAAATGGCAGACGGAGCGGATACTTTCATTCTGGATCAATTAGAATTCAAAAGTATTGCCTATCAACCTTATCTCAAGCAAACGGAATCGATTAActacatatttctttatcatCACTGGAGTTCAAACCGTCAAAGAGCACTGTGGGGCTTATTCTTAAGTGCCAGCAAGAGAGctcacatatttattttagattcaGTCGCATCCAATCAACTACCGAACATGAATGCGTTGTACACACAAGAACGTAAAgcaatattagaaaaaaatgacGAAGACAAAATAAACAAGCTGGCTAAAAATATCCAGTTTGTAGTACAAGTAGAAACAAATTTTCAACAAGTATGCCGTACTTTGCAGGCAGCGTTAACGACGTATAAGAACGAAGGGCACGGCGcgacgattattattaatcaaacTGCTCTCGACAAAACGACATTAACCACTGAAATGCCGCTTCTCAATGAATTTCCTCTCGTCAGCACGCACGTTCGTGACGTTGAAAATTTGTACAGCACGTTAGAGTGGCAAAAAATAGGCGCAAAAATGATGATTAAACACTATTTGAAGAGTCAACAGATTGTTGAGTTAATTGCGGAGCAATGCCGATTCTTTCATGCTCCTATTGGCAACGTACCCGCGGATCCCACGCTCTTCGGTGCAGATTTATTCTACGCCAGACATTTGCATAGGAACAATTTTGTTCTGTGGTGTTCGTCCACCGAGAAACCTGACTTAGGCGGCAGCGAAAACGACGATAATAGATTATTAACAGACTTCGAAGAAAGCTCAAGCTGCGCCGCGAATAATCCGGGAACGTATTCTAGCGTTTGCGTCGAGTTGGATGTAGAAAGTCTAGCGGTTAATGCATTATTACAGTATCATCATATTCACGATATTGATGGAACCAGCACGTTTGTAGCATTTCACAATCAACAGCGTCCATCTATTCAG GAAATGGCAATGGGTGGTGAGACCGCGACAATTATTCCCAGCTACGATGAAATCACTCTTTGCAATCCGGCGTTTAAAACGTTGCGAAGCATGGTAAACGCATGGTTGCTCGAAGTATCtgtttacaaaaatgtatttgcaGACTATCAGCTGATTCACTTTTATCG GTGGTTGAGATCTTCAAATGCTTTACTTTACGATCCTGCTTTACGCCGTACTTTACACACTTACATGAAGAAGTTGTATATACAACTAATAGcagaatttaaaacattagGTTGTATTATAGTATTTGcgaattttaacaaaattattgtatgCACGAAGAAACGATCTGTGAATGATGCTTTGGGTTATGTGGAGTTTGTTGTTCAAACCATACGAAACAAAGAACTGTTTCATAGTATTGAAATTACATACGACCAATGCTGGGAATATCTGATATGGCTTGATTTG caCAATCACGCTGGCATTAAAGGGCAATTATCCAAAGATAATACAGAAGAGGACACTGAAAATGACAACGATGacgtg CcgcaaataataatgaattgGAGTTTGATGGAATGCCTGCCTAAGGAAGCAGGATGTCAAGCAAGTTTTAATGCTATAATAGCAGGATATATAAACGCAGTATATCAGTGTATGATTGAGACTGATGTCAATAATACTATAAGGCCGAGAAGAAGATACAGTCAAAGCCAATCATTTATAGCACCACTTGGATTAGGTGCACTGGAAAATACAGCCGAGTTTGCGAAAAAATTGTTATCAGGAGAAATGTCTCAAAGACTATTCAA AATAACACAAAAAATACATCGAAATTTATCAGAAAAGATATTAAGTCTGGAGGAGTATCCTAATGTGGATATGggtggaaaagaaaatataaagatcAATCCCGCACTTGAATTAATCAAGGCCGTATGCAAG gTTTTGTCCTTAGATAAAGAAGTAGAAAACGAGGTTTATAACTTGAAAGCAAATTTGTTGCGATTGATTGGAGTCGGCAGCTTCGGCGATAACGTTGAGTGGAAAGAACCGTGTATTTCTCTTGTTCTACCAGAAGTTATATGTAAAGCATGTAATCACACGAGAGATATTGATCTTTGTAAAGATCAATATTGCACAAATGAAAATAACAG acacgTGTGGAAATGCCCTATTTGCGATACGGCTTATGACAATACAGAAAtagaattttcattaattgacaaattaaatcgcaaaAGTATGGGTTACGTATTGCAAGATTTACAATGTCGGAAGTGTAAGGAAATTAAACGAGAAAATATGAACATGTTATGTTCCTGTTCGGGcgaatacaataatttaatctccCGGGACGAGGTTACAACgtatgtaaatatatgtaaatcgATAGCCACCAAAtgcaaaatgaatattttagcAGAAATAGTAGAGAATACGAAACTCTTTACAGgttag